The Chloroflexota bacterium DNA segment CGGCCACCGCGGTATCTTCACCACGCAGTAGTCCAGCGCCGGCTCGAAGGCCGCGACGGTCTTCTGTGTGACGGCGTTCGGGATCTCGTCGAGCCTGCGACCGACAGCGATCTTCGCCGCCACCCGCGCGATGGGGTATCCCGTCGCTTTCGATGCCAGCGCCGACGAACGGCTCACGCGTGGGTTCACCTCGATGACGTAGTATTCCAGGTTGCTCTTGGGCCGGGCCGCCTCCGGCAGTGCAGCCGCGACGTCCGGGTGCGGCGCCAGCGCAAGCTGTACGTTGCAACCGCCCTCGATGCCCAGCGCGCGGATAATCTTCAGGCTCGCGCTGCGGAGGAGTTGGTACTCCTTGTCGTTGAGCGTCTGAGACGGCGCCACAACGATGCTGTCGCCCGTGTGAACGCCCATCGGGTCCAGGTTCTCCATGTTGCAGACCGTGATGCAGGTGTCGTTGGCGTCCCGCATCACCTCGTATTCGACTTCCTTCCAGCCCTCCAGCGAGCGCTCCAGCAGCACCTGGTTGATCGGGCTCGCGGCAATCCCCGCGCGCACCGACTCCTCGAACTCCTCCTCCGTCCGCACCACGCCGCCGCCGGTGCCGCCGAGGGTGTAGGCGGGGCGGATGACCAGCGGCAACCCCAGCCGTCCCTTGACCTCGAGCGCCTCCTCGATTGTCGTCACCGTCTCGCTCGGCGGCGTCGGCTCGCCGATGTCCAGCAGCAGTTGCCGGAACAGCTCCCGGTCCTCGGCGTGCTGGATTGCGTCCAGCGGCGTCCCCAGCAGCCGCACGTTGTACTTCTCGAGGATCCCCTGCTCCGCGAGCTGCACCGCCAGGTTCAGCCCCGTCTGCCCGCCCAGCGTCGGCAGAACGCCGTCCGGCCGCTCCCGCGCGATGATCCGCTCGACCGCCTCAGGCGTCAGCGGCTCGATGTGCACGATGTCCGCGATGCCCTCGTCCGTCATGATCGTCGCCGGGTTGGAGTTGACGAGCACCGTTGTCACGCCTTCCTCCCGCAGCGCCTTGCACGCCTGCGCTCCGGCGTAGTCGAACTCGGCCGCCTGCCCAATCACGATCGGCCCGCTGCCTATGACGAGGACCTTCTGTGGCTTCTCGGTCATCCGTTGTCCTTCCGTCGCGCCGCGACGTCCCGCCCCGGCGTCGAAGTCTAGTCGTTGCCTAGGTGCGCCCGTCCCACACCATGCGCAGGAAGGCGTCGAACAGGTACTCGTTATCGCGCGGCCCCGGCGACGCCTCCGAGTGGTATTGGATGGTGATGACGGGCGCCGAACGGTGCCGCAGCCCCTCCACCGTCCCGTCGTTCAAGCTCACGTGCGTGATTTCGAGCTCCGACGGCAGCCCGTCGGCGTCGACGGCGAAGCCGTGGTTCTGCGCCGTGATGTGGACGGCGTCCGTGTGGAGCTCCTTCACCGGGTGGTTCGCCCCTCGGTGTCCAAACTTCAGCTTGTACGTCCTGCCGCCGAGCGCCCGCGCGACCACCTGATGACCAAGGCAGATCCCCATGATCGGCGTCCTGCCGATGAGCGCCCGCGCCGTCTCGACGCCATAATCGAGGTGCACCGGGTCGCCCGGCCCCGGCGACAGCAGCACCCCGTCCGGCCGCAACCCCAGGATCTCCTCCGCCGTCGCGCCCGGCGGCGCTCCGATGACCTCGCACCCGTTCCGCTCGAGGATGCGCATGATGTTGTACTTCACGCCGTAGTCCGTCACCACTATGCGCTTGCGGTCGCCGTGTTCCTGCCCCTCGAAGGTACGGCTGCCGCCCTCCCACGCGAATAGCGCATTCGTGGACACCTGCTGCACCAGGTCGATGGCCTCGTAGCGCGGCCCCTGCCGCAGGTGCGCCAGCGCTTCTTCCGGCGAAACGTCGACGGCGACCGCCCCCATCATCACGCCGCTCACCCGCAACCGCCGCGTCAGCGCCCGCGTGTCGATGCCGCTCACGCCGGGAATGTCTTGCGAGTGCAGGTAGTCGTGCAGCGTGCGGTCGCTGAGCGCGTGGCTAGGCGTCGACGAGGGCCCGCGCACGATGAACGCCGCCGCCTGTATGCGCCTCGACTCCACGTCGCCTTCATTGATGCCGTAGTTCCCCTGCAACGGGTACGTCGGCACGACGATCTGCCCCGCGAACGACGGGTCCGTGAGCATCTCCTGGTAGCCGGTCATGGCGGTCGTGAATACAACTTCGCCGTAGACCGTCACCGGCGCGCCGAACGACTCGCCGCGGTAGACGGTGCCGTCCTCCAGCACCACGAATGCGGGTGTGGTCATGGGCGCCCTGCCCGGAGAGGACAGCTACTTGCCATCGGCTTCTCCCGTGTCGCCGGCCAGCGCGTCGTGTACGAGGCGTCCGCCGACGATTGTCTTGATCACCCGGCCCTGAAGGGTGATGCCCTCCAGCGGCGTGTTCCGTCCCTTCGACGCAAACCCCGACGTGTCGACCGCCCACTCGGCATCCGGGTCCAGCAATGTGACGTCACCGGCGGCCCCCGGCTGCAGCGTGCCGAGCAACGGCAGCCCCGATGCCTCGGCCGCCTCTGCCGTGTCCGCCCCGAGCACTCGTGCAGGGCCCGTCGTCATCCGCGCAATGAGTGTCGGCAGGTCCAGGTCGCCCCGGTCCACCAGCGAGTAGCACAGCCCGAAGGCCGTCTCGAGCCCCGAGATGCCAAAGGCCGCCTCCTGCATGGTGCAGGACTTGTCCGTCGCTGTGTGTGGTGCGTGGTCGGTTGCGATGGCGTCGATAATGCCGTCCCTGAGTCCCTCCACCAGCGCGAGCGTGTCGTCCTCGGTGCGGAGTGGCGGGTTGACCTTCGCGCGCGTGTCGTACGCTGTCCGCGTTAGCGGCCCGTACGGATCAGGCGCGGTGAGCTCGCCGACTCCCCCCTCGATCCCGCCCAGCGCCCACTCCTCAGTCAGAAGCAGGTGGTGTGGCGTCACCTCCGAAGTGACGTTTGCCTTGCCCGCGGCCTTGGCCTGCCGCAGCATTGCGATCGTGCCCTCGGTGCTGCTGTGCGCGATGTGCAGCTTCCCGCCCGTAAGCCCCGCAAGCTCGATGTCCCGCGCCACCATCGTCTCCTCGGCTGCGGCCGGTTGCCCCGGCAGGCCCAAACGGCTGGCAACCCATCCCTCGTGCAGGACCCCGTCCTTGGCCAGCGAGGGTTCCTCGCAGTGGTTGATGACGGGCAGCCCGGTGATCGTGCTGTAGGTGAGCGCGTTCCGCATGAGCGTCGGGTCCGCCACCGGCGCCCCGTCGTCGCTGAACCCGATCGCCCCGGCCTCCGCCATCTCGCCCATGTCGGCCAGCTCCTTGCCGGCCCGGCCTCTCGATACGCACCCGATCGGCAGCACGCGGGCAAGCCCCGCCTGCTCGGCGGCCTCCATCACGTGCCGGATGACCGCCGCGTTGTCCATGGCCGGCTCGGTGTTCGGCATGGCGCAGACGGTCGTGACCCCGCCCCGAACGGCGGCGAGCGCACCCGTCGCGATCGTCTCCTTGTCCTCCTGCCCCGGCTCCCGCAGGTGCACGTGCAGGTCGATGAACCCCGGCGTCACCACCAGCCCTGTCGCGTCGACAACGGGGCAGTCCACCGGCCCGCCGACGACGGGACCCGCCGACACGACCACACCGTCGGCGATTAGCACGTCGCCCACGGTATCGAGGCCCTGCGCGGGGTCGATGATCCTGCCTCCGGTGACCAGTATCGCGTCAGTCATGGTCCCCTCCGTGCGGCGCGGCAAGGATGAGCAGCAGCGCCATCCGTACGGCGAGCCCGTTCGTAACCTGCTCCTCGATGGCGGACGCGGCGCCGTGGGCCACCTCCGGGCTGATTTCCACGCCCTCGTTCATCGGCCCGGGGTGCATGACCACCGCCTGTGGGCAGTGCCGGGATAGCCGTTCCTGGTTCACCTGCCACAAGCGGGCGTACTCGCGGACGCTCGGCAGCAGCCCTGCGGCCATCCGCTCCTTCTGGAGTCGCAGCGGCATCACCACGTCGGCCCCGTCGAGCGCCCGTTCAATGTCCGTCTCCACCTCTACCTCGGCGAAGGGGTGCCCGTCATCAACGTGTCGTCGATTGAGCAAGTCCCATGGCATGAGGGTCGGTGGGCCGCACAACACTGGCGTCGCCCCCATCTTGCAGAGCCCCCAAAGGTCGGACCGCGCGACGCGGCTGTGGGAGATGTCGCCCACGATGACAACCCGCTTCCCTTCCAGCCCTCCGAGCCTTTCCTGGATTGTGAACATATCGAGGAGTGCCTGGGTCGGGTGAGCGTGCGCGCCGTCGCCCGCGTTGATGACCGCCGTGCGGTCGAGCGACTTGGCCGCCAGGTACGGCGCGCCCGAGTGGCTGTGCCGCATCACCAGCACGTCCGCCGATGCGGCCTGCAGGGTGAGCGCCGTGTCCACGAGCGATTCGCCCTTCTCCGTGCTGCTGCCGTTGGATGAGAGGTTGATGACGTCGGCCGAGAGCAGCTTCCCCGCCGTCTCGAATGACACCCGCGTGCGGGTGCTCGGCTCGCTGAACAGCGTCATGATGGTCCGGCCCCGCAGCGTCGGCGCCTTCTTGACCTCACGCCTCAGCATCGCCTTCATCGCCTTGGCTGACCGGAGCACAGTCGTGATCTCCTCCGGCGAGACCGCGTCCAGGTCTAGCAGGTGGCGCTGCCGCCACACGGCCGGCGGCGCCGACTCGGCAATCTGCGTCGCGACGGGCGCAACCGCCGTCTGCTCTCGTCGCGCAGGTCTGATGCTCGTCATGGCCTACCTCCCAGGCGCCTGCAAGGGCGCCCCTTCACGCCGAAGGATGACCACCTCATCCACGCCGTCCGTCTCGACCAGCCGCACGCGAATGTCCTCCGAAAGCGAGCTCGGGATGTTCTTGCCCACGTAGTCAGCCCGTATCGGCAGGTCCCGGTGCCCCCGGTCGATGAGCGCGGCCAGTTGCACCTTGTTGGGCCGCCCAATGTCCATCACGGCGTCCATCGCCGCCCGCACCGTCCGCCCCGTGAAGAGCACGTCGTCGACGAGCACCACACGCCGGTCCGTGACCGAGACCGGCAGGTCCGTCGCTTCGAGCGGCAGCAGCCCCCGCAGGTGGACGTCGTCGCGGTACAGCGTCACGTCCAGCGACCCGACGGGCGTAGGCTCCCCTTCGATGGCCGACACCAGCTCGCCGAGCCGCTGCGCCAGCGGCACCCCGCGTGTGCGGACGCCCACCAGCACCAAGTCCCGTGCGCCGCCGTTGCGCTCGAGTATCTCGTGCGCAATGCGGTTCAGCGCGCGGCGCATCTGCTCAGCGGTCAGGATGGACTTTTCCCCGGATTCGGGCACAGCTACACCCTCGGCTAAGGTTCTGCGGGCAGCGTGGGGCGAGGCAAGAAAATACCCCTTGCTACGTGCGGCAAGGGGCTCGCGCGGATATGGCCCATGGTATGACTCACACACACCATCGCCACGGAGTGGAGCGCCTTGCCAGCCTCACAGGGCTGCCCTTAAAGGCCCCTCCCCTTTCGGGGAGCCACCCAACGATGTTCCATCAAGCGTAGCACCGAGGGTGCCTTCGGAGCAAGTGAAGAATGCCGGAGAAATCTCTGATTTTGGTTCTGTTGCCTTTCGCGGGATAGCCTGCGCCATGCCCCGCCGCCGTTCGTGGCGGGCCTGTCGAACTACGCCCCGACTCTGGATTCCGGCCCTCGCGGGACCATGACACCACCCCCTTGCGCTCGGCCTTCTCCCCTCGTTACATTCTTGTCATGAACAGCGAAAGCAGGGCGGCACGGGATGCGCCGGCACAGTCCTCGACAGGCGCACGTTTGCGCCCCGTTCAGATACGAATTGTTTCCCAGATAAGGGGTGCGTTGTCGTAGCTGCAGACACCCTTAACAGCTACGAATTGATATCCGGAAACAATTCTGAAACCCCCGCAGCTACAGCGAGGCGCGGAAGAGCAGGTCCGTGGACAGGCCCCTGGCAGGGCGGCAAAGAGAGAGCGGCCCACGGGCGGTGTAGCGCTCCCCCGCCAAATGCAACAGAGCCCTGATCGTAGGACGTTCCCCAGTCTGAGGCATGAACCCTCTCTGGTACGCCGTTTGGGGTCCGGCTTCCCGTTGGACTGTCGGATGCGGGATGGTATCATGGCTGCAGCCATGACTATGAACCAACGCCCCATGCTCATCACGGTCATCGGCGGCAGCGCCGCCGCACCCCCTGCATTGGAAGACGCCTATCAGGTCGGGTTGGAGCTTGCCCGCCGTGGCGCCGTCGTCATTTGCGGCGGGCTGACCGGCGTCATGGAGGCCGTCTGCAAGGGCGCCAAGGACGGCGGCGGCACCACCATCGGCATTCTCCCTGGCCACATCCCCGACGATGCCAACTCCTACGTCGACTACCCCATCGCCACCGGCATGGGCTACATGCGCAACGCCATCGTCGCCAAGGCCGGCCGCGCCGTCATCGCCATCGACGGCGCTTACGGCACGCTCTCCGAGATCGGCCACGCCCTCGGCGAGGGCGCGACGGTCATCGGCCTCAACACTTGGCACATGAGCGTCGACGGCGTCGAGGACACCGCCATCATTCGTGCCGATTCCCCCGTCGACGCCGTCGACAAGGCGATAGCCGTCGCGACGACGAAGCAGGCGGCAGTATGACAGCGACGATTAGCGACGTCCGCGCACGAGAAGTCCTCGACTCCCGGGGCAACCCCACGGTCGAGGTCGACGTTCGCCTCTCCGACGGCGCATTCGGCCGCGCCGCCGTCCCCTCGGGCGCCAGCACCGGCCAGTACGAGGCCGTCGAGCTCCGCGACGGCGACGCCTCCCGGTTCGGCGGCGCGGGCGTTCGCACCGCCGTCGAGAACGTAGACCGCCGCCTCGCCCTCGCCGTGACGGGCCTTCCCGCCCACGACCAGGACACCGTAGACCACCGGCTGCTCGACGCTGACGGGACCCCCGACAAGTCGGAGATGGGAGCCAACGCAATCCTCGGCGTCTCCCTCGCCGTAGCCCACGCCGCCGCAGCCTCGAGCGGCGTCCCCCTCTACCGCCACCTCGGCGAAGGGGTGACCCTGCCCGTGCCGATGCTCAACATCCTCAACGGCGGCAAGCACGCCCAGGACTCCACAGACATCCAGGAGTTCATGGTCGCCCCCGCCGGCATTGACCGCTTCTCCGACGCCCTCCGCGCCGGCGCCGAGGTCTACCAGGCGCTCAAGCGCCTCCTCCGCAACGGCGGCCACGGCGCCAACGTCGGCGACGAGGGCGGCTTCGCTCCGTCGTCGCTCACCAATCGCCAGGCGCTCGAGGTGGTCCACGAAGCTATCTCCGCGGCCGGCTACCGCCCCGGCATCGACATCTTCCTCGCCCTGGACCCCGCGGCGTCCGAGTTCTACCACGACGGCAAGTACGTGCTGGCGCGCGAGGGCGCGTCTCTTAGCTCGGAGGAGATGGTTGCCTTCTGGGAGGGCCTCTGCGCCGACTTTCCCATCATCAGTATCGAGGACGGCATGGCCGAGGATGACTGGGAGGGCTGGGTCGCCCTGACCGCGAAGATCGGCGGTTGCGTGCAGATCGTCGGCGATGACCTGTTCACCACCAACACCCAGCGCATCCAGCGCGGCATCGATACCGCAGCGGCCAACTCCGTTCTCATCAAGCTCAACCAGATCGGCACTCTGACGGAGACGCTGGCCGCGGTGCGAATGTCCGCGAGTGCCGGCTGGACCAACGTCATCAGCCACCGCTCGGGCGAAACCGAAGACACCACCATCGCGGACTTGGCGGTCGCGCTGGACGCCGGGCAGATCAAGACGGGCGCGCCGGCGCGTTCAGAGCGCGTGGCCAAGTACAACCGCCTGCTGCGCATCGAGGAGGAGTTGGGCGCGGACGCTCGCTACGGCGGCGTCGGCGCATTCAAGACGCTTTCACGGGCATAGGCCAACAAAGCAAAACGGAGGAGAGCATGGCGACCAAGATTGGCATCAACGGGTTCGGCCGCATCGGCCGGCAGGTGTTCAAGGCAATTCTGGAACGGCACCCGTCCGACTTGGAAGTCGTTGCGGTGAACGACCTCGCGGACAGCAACACGAACGCCCACCTGCTCAAGTATGACACCAACTATGGCCGCTTCCCCGGCACCGTTGAGGTGAGCGACGGCAACCTTGTGGTCAATGAGCGGGCCGTCCGAGTATTCTCTGAACGCGACCCAGCCCAGATCCCCTGGGGCGAGGTCGGCGCCGAGATGGTCATCGAGTCCACCGGCATTTTCACTCAGGCCGAGAGGGCCGCGGCCCACATCCACGATACCGTCCGCAAGGTCGTCATCTCCGCCCCCGCCACCGGCGAGGACCTGACCGTGGTGCTCGGCGTCAACGAGGACAAGTACGACCCTTCGCAGCACAACGTGCTCTCCAACGCCTCCTGCACCACCAACTGCGTCGCGCCAATGGCCAAGG contains these protein-coding regions:
- a CDS encoding dihydroorotase; protein product: MTDAILVTGGRIIDPAQGLDTVGDVLIADGVVVSAGPVVGGPVDCPVVDATGLVVTPGFIDLHVHLREPGQEDKETIATGALAAVRGGVTTVCAMPNTEPAMDNAAVIRHVMEAAEQAGLARVLPIGCVSRGRAGKELADMGEMAEAGAIGFSDDGAPVADPTLMRNALTYSTITGLPVINHCEEPSLAKDGVLHEGWVASRLGLPGQPAAAEETMVARDIELAGLTGGKLHIAHSSTEGTIAMLRQAKAAGKANVTSEVTPHHLLLTEEWALGGIEGGVGELTAPDPYGPLTRTAYDTRAKVNPPLRTEDDTLALVEGLRDGIIDAIATDHAPHTATDKSCTMQEAAFGISGLETAFGLCYSLVDRGDLDLPTLIARMTTGPARVLGADTAEAAEASGLPLLGTLQPGAAGDVTLLDPDAEWAVDTSGFASKGRNTPLEGITLQGRVIKTIVGGRLVHDALAGDTGEADGK
- the carA gene encoding glutamine-hydrolyzing carbamoyl-phosphate synthase small subunit — protein: MTTPAFVVLEDGTVYRGESFGAPVTVYGEVVFTTAMTGYQEMLTDPSFAGQIVVPTYPLQGNYGINEGDVESRRIQAAAFIVRGPSSTPSHALSDRTLHDYLHSQDIPGVSGIDTRALTRRLRVSGVMMGAVAVDVSPEEALAHLRQGPRYEAIDLVQQVSTNALFAWEGGSRTFEGQEHGDRKRIVVTDYGVKYNIMRILERNGCEVIGAPPGATAEEILGLRPDGVLLSPGPGDPVHLDYGVETARALIGRTPIMGICLGHQVVARALGGRTYKLKFGHRGANHPVKELHTDAVHITAQNHGFAVDADGLPSELEITHVSLNDGTVEGLRHRSAPVITIQYHSEASPGPRDNEYLFDAFLRMVWDGRT
- the pyrR gene encoding bifunctional pyr operon transcriptional regulator/uracil phosphoribosyltransferase PyrR, whose amino-acid sequence is MPESGEKSILTAEQMRRALNRIAHEILERNGGARDLVLVGVRTRGVPLAQRLGELVSAIEGEPTPVGSLDVTLYRDDVHLRGLLPLEATDLPVSVTDRRVVLVDDVLFTGRTVRAAMDAVMDIGRPNKVQLAALIDRGHRDLPIRADYVGKNIPSSLSEDIRVRLVETDGVDEVVILRREGAPLQAPGR
- the eno gene encoding phosphopyruvate hydratase; translation: MTATISDVRAREVLDSRGNPTVEVDVRLSDGAFGRAAVPSGASTGQYEAVELRDGDASRFGGAGVRTAVENVDRRLALAVTGLPAHDQDTVDHRLLDADGTPDKSEMGANAILGVSLAVAHAAAASSGVPLYRHLGEGVTLPVPMLNILNGGKHAQDSTDIQEFMVAPAGIDRFSDALRAGAEVYQALKRLLRNGGHGANVGDEGGFAPSSLTNRQALEVVHEAISAAGYRPGIDIFLALDPAASEFYHDGKYVLAREGASLSSEEMVAFWEGLCADFPIISIEDGMAEDDWEGWVALTAKIGGCVQIVGDDLFTTNTQRIQRGIDTAAANSVLIKLNQIGTLTETLAAVRMSASAGWTNVISHRSGETEDTTIADLAVALDAGQIKTGAPARSERVAKYNRLLRIEEELGADARYGGVGAFKTLSRA
- a CDS encoding aspartate carbamoyltransferase catalytic subunit, which codes for MTSIRPARREQTAVAPVATQIAESAPPAVWRQRHLLDLDAVSPEEITTVLRSAKAMKAMLRREVKKAPTLRGRTIMTLFSEPSTRTRVSFETAGKLLSADVINLSSNGSSTEKGESLVDTALTLQAASADVLVMRHSHSGAPYLAAKSLDRTAVINAGDGAHAHPTQALLDMFTIQERLGGLEGKRVVIVGDISHSRVARSDLWGLCKMGATPVLCGPPTLMPWDLLNRRHVDDGHPFAEVEVETDIERALDGADVVMPLRLQKERMAAGLLPSVREYARLWQVNQERLSRHCPQAVVMHPGPMNEGVEISPEVAHGAASAIEEQVTNGLAVRMALLLILAAPHGGDHD
- a CDS encoding TIGR00725 family protein is translated as MTMNQRPMLITVIGGSAAAPPALEDAYQVGLELARRGAVVICGGLTGVMEAVCKGAKDGGGTTIGILPGHIPDDANSYVDYPIATGMGYMRNAIVAKAGRAVIAIDGAYGTLSEIGHALGEGATVIGLNTWHMSVDGVEDTAIIRADSPVDAVDKAIAVATTKQAAV